One Bacillus sp. FJAT-52991 genomic region harbors:
- a CDS encoding L-threonylcarbamoyladenylate synthase: protein MKTIYWTVDKNVDDVRNYPQVKEAAELLTNNEVVAFPTETVYGLGANACSNEATAKIFVAKGRPSDNPLIVHIADQQQLKQLVEQIPNQAEKLMTAFWPGPLTIIFKKKQGMLADNVTAGLDTVAIRVPDHPLALRLIRESQLPLAAPSANCSGKPSPTSAKHVLDDLNGKVAGILDGGETGVGVESTVVDCTTDIPVILRPGGITKEELEAVVGEVTLDPALKNANEQPKSPGMKYKHYAPNAPMILLDGSREWLQQQIDQERAQGKKVGLLTTEEATTFYKADVILPCGNRADLTTIAHSLYDVLRAFNEADVDIIFSEVFPYEGVGLAIMNRLEKAASHQWRKQKES from the coding sequence ATGAAAACAATCTATTGGACTGTGGATAAAAATGTGGATGACGTTCGTAATTATCCACAAGTGAAAGAAGCAGCTGAGTTATTAACAAACAATGAAGTCGTGGCTTTCCCGACAGAAACGGTATATGGCCTAGGTGCTAATGCCTGTTCGAATGAAGCCACTGCTAAAATTTTTGTAGCAAAGGGCAGACCGAGTGACAATCCACTCATTGTCCACATTGCTGACCAGCAGCAATTGAAGCAGCTAGTTGAGCAAATACCAAATCAAGCGGAGAAGCTGATGACTGCTTTTTGGCCTGGACCATTGACGATCATTTTTAAGAAAAAACAAGGAATGCTGGCTGATAACGTAACCGCTGGATTAGACACTGTAGCGATTCGGGTGCCGGACCATCCGCTGGCCTTGAGGCTGATTCGCGAATCTCAATTGCCATTAGCCGCTCCGAGTGCCAATTGCTCGGGTAAACCAAGCCCGACTTCAGCGAAGCATGTGTTGGATGATCTCAATGGTAAAGTGGCTGGGATTCTTGATGGTGGCGAAACGGGTGTTGGTGTGGAATCGACGGTCGTTGATTGTACAACGGACATTCCGGTCATTTTGCGACCAGGTGGGATTACAAAAGAAGAGCTTGAAGCGGTGGTTGGAGAAGTGACGCTTGATCCAGCTTTAAAAAATGCCAACGAGCAGCCTAAGTCTCCGGGGATGAAGTATAAGCATTATGCCCCGAATGCACCGATGATTTTATTAGACGGTAGTCGAGAATGGTTGCAGCAACAGATCGATCAAGAGCGGGCGCAAGGCAAAAAAGTCGGACTGTTAACAACGGAAGAAGCAACAACCTTCTACAAGGCAGATGTGATTTTGCCGTGCGGAAATCGAGCGGATTTAACGACGATTGCCCACTCTCTGTATGATGTCCTACGTGCTTTCAATGAAGCTGATGTTGATATCATTTTTTCAGAGGTCTTTCCATACGAAGGCGTTGGGCTCGCGATTATGAATCGATTAGAAAAAGCCGCTTCTCACCAGTGGCGAAAACAAAAAGAAAGCTGA
- the glpX gene encoding class II fructose-bisphosphatase, with product MERSLSMELVRVTEAAALASARWMGRGKKNEADDAATSAMRDVFDTIPMKGTVVIGEGEMDEAPMLYIGEKLGTGYGPRVDVAVDPLEGTNIVASGGWNALAVLAVADHGNLLHAPDMYMDKIAVGPEAVGQIDINASVLDNLKAVAKAKNKDIQDVVATVLNRPRHAEIIAQLREAGARIKLINDGDVAGAINTAFDKTGVDILFGSGGAPEGVIAAVALKCLGGELQGRLLPQDEAEVKRCEGMGLDLNKVLLMEDLVRGDDAIFAATGVTDGELMRGVQFKGSYGETQSLVMRAKSGTVRFVDGRHSLSKKPNLVIKP from the coding sequence ATGGAAAGAAGTTTATCAATGGAGCTTGTCCGTGTAACGGAGGCCGCAGCTTTAGCTTCCGCTCGCTGGATGGGACGAGGAAAGAAAAATGAGGCGGACGATGCGGCAACCTCTGCGATGCGTGATGTGTTCGATACGATCCCGATGAAAGGAACAGTGGTCATCGGTGAAGGTGAGATGGACGAGGCTCCAATGCTATATATCGGAGAAAAGCTTGGTACTGGCTACGGTCCGAGAGTGGATGTAGCTGTTGATCCCCTGGAAGGAACAAATATTGTGGCATCAGGTGGTTGGAATGCATTAGCTGTACTAGCTGTAGCTGATCACGGCAATCTTCTGCATGCACCAGATATGTATATGGACAAAATCGCGGTTGGACCTGAAGCGGTTGGTCAAATTGATATTAATGCGTCGGTGCTTGATAATTTAAAAGCTGTCGCAAAAGCAAAAAATAAAGACATTCAAGATGTTGTGGCTACTGTATTAAATCGTCCGCGTCATGCAGAAATCATTGCTCAGTTGCGCGAGGCAGGTGCTCGCATTAAATTGATTAATGATGGTGATGTAGCGGGTGCGATTAATACGGCATTTGATAAAACGGGTGTAGATATTTTATTCGGTTCTGGCGGAGCTCCAGAAGGCGTTATTGCAGCTGTCGCTTTAAAATGTCTTGGAGGAGAACTCCAAGGACGTTTGCTTCCACAAGATGAAGCGGAAGTGAAACGCTGTGAAGGAATGGGACTGGATTTGAATAAAGTACTTCTTATGGAAGATCTTGTTCGTGGTGACGATGCTATCTTTGCTGCAACAGGTGTCACAGATGGTGAATTAATGCGCGGCGTTCAATTCAAAGGATCTTATGGAGAGACTCAGTCGCTCGTTATGAGAGCGAAATCTGGTACGGTTCGTTTTGTCGATGGTCGCCATAGTTTAAGTAAGAAACCGAACTTAGTTATTAAACCTTAA
- the spoIIR gene encoding stage II sporulation protein R: MNKLLAGLYLFTLSIATIVSLYIPEQAAQADETIIIPKEAIRLRILANSDNDEDQQLKRKIRDDVNKEITKWVADLESLPKARQLLKEKLPEIQKIALKRAQKEGSKEAIKVEFGQAKFPTKLYGNFLYPAGEYEAIIITIGEGQGANWWCVLYPPLCFVDFSNGMAVSPGVEEPVELEKNVEPSATEEVEEETEEVEPVYAEGETETPKIKFMIVEMFKDEK; the protein is encoded by the coding sequence ATGAACAAATTATTAGCTGGACTTTATTTATTCACATTATCCATTGCTACGATTGTCAGTTTATATATACCAGAGCAAGCCGCTCAAGCGGATGAAACGATCATTATTCCAAAGGAAGCCATTCGGCTTAGAATTTTAGCCAATAGCGATAATGACGAAGATCAGCAGTTAAAAAGAAAGATTAGAGACGATGTAAATAAAGAAATCACCAAATGGGTAGCGGATCTAGAGTCTCTACCAAAAGCACGGCAATTGTTAAAAGAAAAGCTTCCTGAAATACAAAAGATTGCATTAAAAAGAGCACAAAAAGAAGGGTCAAAGGAAGCGATCAAAGTAGAATTTGGTCAAGCGAAGTTTCCAACGAAATTATATGGCAATTTTTTATACCCAGCAGGAGAATACGAAGCGATTATTATTACGATTGGTGAAGGGCAGGGGGCGAATTGGTGGTGTGTCCTATATCCACCGCTTTGCTTTGTGGACTTTTCAAATGGGATGGCCGTTAGTCCTGGTGTAGAAGAACCAGTAGAGCTAGAAAAAAATGTCGAACCTTCCGCAACAGAAGAAGTTGAAGAAGAAACAGAAGAAGTTGAGCCGGTGTATGCCGAGGGGGAAACAGAAACACCAAAAATAAAATTTATGATTGTCGAAATGTTTAAAGACGAAAAGTAA
- a CDS encoding thymidine kinase — MYVMKQTGWLEVICGSMFSGKSEELIRRVRRAQFAKQTIMVFKPVIDNRYSEESVVSHNGSSVIAKPIQSSATILAEVTPDVDIVAIDEAQFFDDDITNVAQTLADRGHRVVLAGLDQDFRGEPFGPMPALMAAAELVTKLQAVCAVCGSPASRTQRLINGQPAKYDDPIILVGASESYEPRCRHHHEVPNMAIHHLEKK, encoded by the coding sequence ATGTATGTAATGAAACAAACTGGATGGTTAGAAGTCATTTGTGGCAGCATGTTCTCAGGGAAATCGGAGGAGCTCATTCGCCGTGTCCGTCGTGCCCAATTTGCTAAGCAAACGATTATGGTGTTTAAACCAGTCATTGACAATCGTTATAGCGAGGAATCTGTTGTTTCTCACAATGGATCATCCGTGATTGCCAAACCGATTCAAAGCAGCGCGACAATTTTGGCGGAAGTCACGCCTGATGTAGATATAGTAGCGATAGATGAAGCCCAATTTTTTGATGATGATATTACGAATGTGGCGCAAACGTTGGCTGATCGAGGACATCGAGTGGTCTTAGCTGGGCTGGATCAAGATTTTCGAGGCGAACCGTTTGGTCCGATGCCAGCCTTAATGGCAGCGGCAGAGCTTGTGACGAAATTGCAAGCTGTTTGTGCTGTTTGTGGATCTCCTGCAAGTCGCACGCAACGTCTGATCAATGGACAACCTGCTAAATATGATGATCCGATCATTTTAGTTGGTGCATCCGAGAGTTATGAACCACGTTGTCGTCATCACCATGAAGTGCCTAACATGGCTATTCATCACTTAGAGAAAAAATAA
- the rho gene encoding transcription termination factor Rho, with amino-acid sequence MEELTISYLENLKLKELYELARTYKISYYSKLTKKELIFAILKARAEEQGYFFMEGVLEIIQSEGFGFLRPINYSPSSEDIYISASQIRRFDLRNGDKVSGKVRPPKENERYYGLLHVEAVNGDDPETAKERVHFPALTPLYPDRQILLETNPKNLSTRIMDLISPVGFGQRGLIVAPPKAGKTMLLKEIANSITTNHPESELIVLLIDERPEEVTDIERSVQAEVVSSTFDEVPENHIKVAELVLERAMRLVEHKRDVIILMDSITRLARAYNLVIPPSGRTLSGGIDPAAFHRPKRFFGAARNIEEGGSLTILATALVDTGSRMDDVIYEEFKGTGNMELHLDRSLAERRIFPAIDIKRSGTRKEELLIEKGQLEMIWSIRKTMSDSPDLAEKFLRRLRQTKSNTDFIEQLISEIKTNGPSKRIL; translated from the coding sequence ATGGAAGAATTAACAATATCGTATTTAGAAAATTTGAAGCTGAAAGAGCTTTATGAACTTGCACGTACATACAAAATTTCTTATTATAGTAAATTAACAAAAAAAGAGTTGATTTTCGCGATTTTAAAAGCTCGTGCAGAAGAACAAGGCTATTTCTTCATGGAAGGCGTTTTAGAAATTATTCAATCAGAAGGTTTCGGCTTCTTGCGTCCAATCAATTATTCACCTAGCTCCGAAGATATTTATATCTCTGCTTCTCAAATTCGCCGCTTTGACTTAAGAAATGGCGATAAAGTATCTGGAAAGGTACGACCTCCTAAAGAAAATGAGCGCTATTATGGTCTTCTTCATGTAGAAGCGGTTAATGGTGATGATCCGGAAACAGCAAAAGAGCGTGTCCATTTCCCAGCATTGACTCCTTTATATCCGGATCGTCAAATCTTACTCGAAACGAACCCTAAAAATCTCTCTACTCGAATTATGGATTTAATTTCACCTGTTGGCTTTGGTCAACGTGGATTAATTGTTGCCCCGCCAAAAGCCGGGAAAACGATGTTATTAAAAGAAATTGCCAATTCCATTACAACGAATCACCCGGAATCAGAGCTCATCGTTCTTTTAATTGACGAGCGTCCAGAAGAGGTGACGGATATTGAGCGTTCAGTTCAAGCAGAAGTCGTCAGCTCCACATTTGATGAAGTGCCAGAAAACCATATTAAAGTCGCTGAGCTTGTGTTAGAGCGTGCGATGCGTCTGGTGGAACATAAGCGTGATGTCATTATTTTAATGGATAGCATTACAAGACTGGCTCGTGCGTATAACCTTGTCATTCCTCCAAGCGGACGAACACTATCTGGGGGGATTGATCCAGCTGCTTTCCACCGTCCGAAACGCTTTTTCGGTGCAGCCCGTAATATTGAAGAGGGCGGCAGCTTAACCATTTTAGCAACAGCCCTTGTCGATACAGGCTCCCGTATGGATGATGTCATCTATGAAGAGTTTAAAGGAACCGGAAATATGGAGCTTCATCTCGATCGTTCACTTGCTGAACGCCGTATCTTCCCAGCGATTGACATTAAGCGTTCAGGTACGCGTAAAGAGGAATTGCTCATCGAAAAAGGACAGCTTGAAATGATTTGGTCGATTCGTAAAACGATGTCCGATTCACCGGATCTTGCAGAAAAATTCCTTCGTCGATTACGCCAGACGAAATCAAATACAGATTTCATTGAGCAGCTTATTTCGGAAATTAAAACGAACGGACCATCAAAACGAATTTTATAA
- the rpmE gene encoding 50S ribosomal protein L31 has protein sequence MKAGIHPNYKKAMVKCACGNEFETGSVNEEIKVEVCSACHPFYTGRQKFADAGGRVDRFNKKYGIKN, from the coding sequence ATGAAAGCAGGAATTCACCCAAATTACAAAAAAGCAATGGTAAAATGTGCATGCGGGAACGAGTTTGAAACTGGTTCTGTAAACGAGGAAATCAAAGTTGAGGTTTGCTCTGCGTGCCATCCATTCTACACTGGTCGTCAAAAATTCGCTGATGCAGGCGGACGTGTTGACCGTTTCAACAAAAAATACGGTATCAAGAACTAA
- the prmC gene encoding peptide chain release factor N(5)-glutamine methyltransferase, whose translation MTKKVYEALNWASSFLTEHKRDANAGEILLQHVLNMSRSELLANLHLQLTEQQQEQWVEKVRKHAQGVPIQHMIGTEDFYGKTFRVNPHVLIPRPETEELVWHALNGIKQYFPKNEPLTMADIGTGSGIIAITMKLEQPDLTVYAVDLSEKALETAKANGESLQADVNWLHGDLLQPLIEAGIQLDILLSNPPYIPLTDKVELSTVVVDHEPHLALFGGEDGLDLYRRFCEQLPQVLKDRAIVGFEVGVGQGEAVQQLLQQAFSQASVRIEYDINGKDRMVFLQM comes from the coding sequence TTGACAAAAAAAGTATACGAAGCCCTCAATTGGGCTTCTTCTTTTTTAACGGAGCATAAGCGGGATGCTAACGCGGGTGAAATTCTTTTGCAGCATGTGTTAAACATGAGTCGGTCAGAGCTTTTGGCGAACTTGCACTTACAATTAACTGAGCAGCAGCAGGAGCAATGGGTAGAAAAAGTTAGGAAGCATGCACAAGGCGTGCCTATTCAGCATATGATCGGGACGGAGGATTTTTACGGTAAAACATTTCGGGTGAATCCTCATGTACTGATTCCTCGGCCTGAAACAGAGGAGCTAGTGTGGCATGCATTGAATGGAATCAAGCAATATTTTCCGAAAAACGAACCATTAACGATGGCTGATATCGGTACAGGCAGTGGCATTATTGCGATTACGATGAAGCTAGAACAACCAGATCTGACGGTTTATGCAGTAGATTTATCAGAAAAAGCGCTCGAAACAGCGAAAGCAAACGGTGAATCACTGCAAGCCGATGTGAACTGGCTGCATGGTGATTTATTGCAGCCGCTCATTGAAGCGGGCATCCAATTAGATATTTTATTATCTAATCCACCGTATATTCCGCTTACGGATAAAGTTGAGTTATCCACAGTCGTTGTGGATCATGAGCCTCATCTCGCTTTGTTTGGGGGAGAAGATGGGCTGGATTTGTATCGTCGTTTTTGTGAACAGCTTCCGCAAGTGTTAAAAGACAGGGCGATAGTTGGCTTTGAAGTAGGGGTTGGACAAGGAGAAGCAGTGCAACAGCTGCTGCAACAAGCATTTTCACAAGCGTCTGTTCGAATCGAATATGATATCAATGGCAAAGATCGAATGGTATTTTTACAAATGTGA
- the prfA gene encoding peptide chain release factor 1 — MFDRLQAVEDRYDKLNELLSDPEIVNDPKKLRDYSKEQSDIQETVEVYREYKEAKSQYQDAKAMLEEKLDADMRDMVKEEMHELEGRLEVYEERLKILLIPKDPNDDKNVIMEIRGAAGGDEAALFAGTLYRMYSRYAETQGWKTEVIDASPTGLGGYKEIIFMINGNGAFSKMKFENGAHRVQRVPETESGGRIHTSTATVACLPEAEDVEVEIHEKDIRVDTFASSGPGGQSVNTTMSAVRLTHLPTGTVVSCQDEKSQIKNKEKAMKVLRARVYDKFQQEAQAEYDAQRKSAVGSGDRSERIRTYNFPQNRVTDHRIGLTIQKLDQILEGKLDEVLNALIMEEQSSKLENLEE; from the coding sequence ATGTTTGATCGGTTGCAGGCGGTTGAGGACCGTTATGATAAGTTAAATGAGCTTTTGAGTGATCCGGAGATTGTGAATGATCCGAAGAAGCTAAGAGATTATTCTAAGGAACAATCGGATATTCAAGAAACGGTTGAAGTATATCGTGAGTATAAGGAAGCAAAGTCGCAGTATCAAGATGCGAAGGCGATGCTTGAAGAGAAGCTGGATGCTGACATGCGCGACATGGTGAAAGAGGAAATGCATGAGCTAGAGGGTCGCCTAGAAGTATATGAAGAGCGATTGAAGATTTTGCTGATCCCGAAAGATCCGAATGATGACAAAAACGTTATTATGGAGATTCGTGGAGCGGCCGGTGGTGATGAAGCAGCGTTATTTGCTGGGACTTTGTATCGGATGTATAGCCGTTATGCTGAGACGCAAGGTTGGAAAACAGAAGTAATTGACGCGAGCCCGACTGGATTGGGTGGTTATAAAGAGATTATTTTTATGATTAACGGAAACGGCGCTTTTTCAAAAATGAAGTTTGAAAATGGTGCGCATCGTGTGCAGCGTGTACCAGAAACAGAATCAGGCGGACGTATTCATACATCTACAGCGACGGTTGCTTGTTTGCCGGAAGCGGAAGATGTGGAAGTAGAGATTCATGAAAAAGATATTCGCGTCGATACATTCGCATCGAGTGGACCGGGGGGACAAAGTGTAAATACAACGATGTCCGCTGTTCGCTTAACGCATCTTCCGACAGGTACGGTTGTGTCTTGTCAGGATGAAAAATCACAAATCAAAAATAAAGAGAAGGCGATGAAAGTCCTTCGTGCCCGAGTGTATGATAAGTTTCAACAGGAAGCTCAAGCGGAATACGATGCTCAACGTAAATCTGCTGTTGGTTCCGGTGATCGTTCCGAACGTATTCGCACGTATAATTTCCCGCAAAATCGTGTGACGGATCATCGAATCGGCTTAACGATTCAAAAGCTAGATCAAATTTTAGAAGGCAAGCTAGACGAAGTGCTTAATGCATTAATTATGGAAGAGCAGTCGTCCAAGCTTGAAAATTTAGAGGAATAG